The Sparus aurata chromosome 10, fSpaAur1.1, whole genome shotgun sequence genome includes the window gtctgtctgtgacacaCAGCCAGTGTGTTGTGATTACACATCTGTAACACACGTCTTACTAAACCTGCACAAGTGctaccatccatccatccatccatccatccatccatccatcctctgtgacctctgacctcctctctgactctcaGTTCACATTCACTGTCAGCTCTAAATCTGCTCTTACAGAGACGAGTGTCAGTGTTGATCTGTGGCCTGTcagcatgtgtttgtttgttacagTGAACGCAGAGATAAACAGATGAAGGCTGTACGTGACTTCAACCATGCAGGCTTATAAGAGGACGTCTGTGATAGTGCAACAACCACCCAGAAGTCCTTTTTACAAACATcatccatttatttattcatgtttgatCTTGGCGGTCTTACGTCTCAGTCGAACAGAAAGTACGTAGGTTCTTGACTCATACAATGACAAATgtaaatctctgtctgtgttatAAAGCGTTgccattttttatttgactgtttCCTGAGTTTACTGCAGAGACGAAATGAAAAGATGTTTCATAAAGTcggtttgtttttaatgtaaagcagAAGCACAAACTTCTTGAGGATGACTTGTCGTCGGTGGGTCAGACCACCAGGACTCTGCTGCAGTTATCTCGTCTCCACAGCTAATgtgaatataaaaatgtgtttaattctCACTGTTCTCTTCAGAAGCTCTGCTGGTTAATGAACAAATTACACTTGAAGCTAATTAGAGCGGGAAGAACAAACGCGGCGCTCGTTTGACAGCAAATCAAACCCAGACACTGAGCGAACACGTAACAcggacagacaggaaacagcctCTAGgtcagctgctgctggtttcaACCCTGAACGTGAAACTTTATTAGACACTCTGCGACGCTTtgaagagacagacacacattcgCCACCACAGAGCCGGTTTCCATCCCAGCTGTGGTGACATGGAAATGTTTCTCTGCAACATCTGGAGGAAAACTGAGCTCGTACAAAATACTGCAGGAACTCTGTCAGCTGGGCCTGGAGCACTTTGTTATCTTCAAAGTCACGTGTGTCTGATCTGATGGCCTGTGTTTAATCCCTTAAGGgttatatttgatgttttttattcttgtcatatacacacacagggaaATGTAATGCAAAGTAAAATATATGACTGTTATTGGACGATGAATAAAGAATGCAAAGTTGAGGTACTAGGACTCTTCTCTACTCCACTATACAGTTCAGAGGgaaatatgtattaatactACAACTACTGTTTCAAAATTAAGATTTTGTCTTACAAAAAATTTACAAATATGCAAGTCGGCCTACAGCTGAAAATATTTagcaaccaaacaaacaaccaaacaaccaacaaaaccaaccaaccagaaaaccaaccaaccaaccaaacaaacaaacatacaaccaaccaaacaactaaccagaaaaccaaacaaacacacatacaaacaaacacacatacaaccaaccaacctaacaaccaacaaaccaacccaccagaaaaccaaccaaccaaacaaacatacaaccaaccaaacaaacaactaaccagaaaaccaaacaaacaaacagacaaacaaacaaacatacaaccaaccaaccaaacaaccagaaaaccagaaaaccaaacaaacaaccaaaccaCCAACCAATGATACTCGTTTctttttgtgttgaaaacagtctcCCTGTGTGTCTGAATGGAACCAGGCAGCAGCGAGCAGTCAGCAGGATGTCAGTGTTGGAATGCGGCCTGTTCCTGTTGCTGTGGCGACGACGCAACTCAGCTCCGCAGTGACGTTGATGAGACTTCAACAGGTTGTTTGAGCTGCGGTGAGTTTCTGTCTCCACCTATGTTTCACCTTTTTGTTCAGAGTGTGTTGTTGTAACAAGGTGTGTTAAACACACCGGTGTTaaagtttattcagtctgtACGCTCAGTTTGAGACGGTGAACTGTGACGTGTGTGAGCTGCTGTCTAACGGTTTAACGGTTAGTGACAGCAGCTttagctaggctaacagctagctTAACTTGAGCTAACTCACTTTTGGGGTTATTTGTCGCTTTTCCAGCAAAATGAGAAAATATGGTGGGGTATTAaagttaataataatataacctGTAACCAGAGAGCGTTACTACTTAATTTGATGCATTAATGTAACAGTTTGACCCAAACAATCACAACTTATCTCACAACTGTTGTGTATTTTTTCCTACAAAATCATATTTTAACAGCTCTGTAACAATGAAGTGCATTATTTCCTGatttatatattaaattatattttttcccTCTGAGTTTTGAAGCTGTTAAGACAACACACATCACTTTAATACAAGAAAACAGTATTCGAACAGCAGGTTCGACTCAAAGTCCACTTACGGGGGTTTTCCTGAGCTGTCAGACATGAATACTGTTGTTTAGCTCAAACCTGACTTTATCTTTACATTtgctttaatattattttatttaacctaCTTAATGTTCGTCTGAGCAGCGATTACATTCACATATCATAAGAAAATATCATCATATGGAAGTATGAGATACAGATATGAGGACAGAACacatgaaaatgatgatgagaCATAATGAGATGAGTCCAGCAGGACTTCAGGTGATGTTgctgtgtttcctctgctgtagtttgactgacaggtgaagaTGAGCGCAGCAGCATCAGAGCGACGCTCCGAACCGTTTCTACCAGAGATCAACACCAACAGGAGGAGATGTGCTCAGCTCAGGTCGAGGACAAGAtgctccttctcttttcttttggtCACCTGGAAATTGAAGATTATTCTGCTGCTGGGTCAAAAAATTaataattgtgtgtttgtggtcagCAGGAGGAAGCCGGAGAAGAGGTCAGATAAATCAGCTCAGATTCTCTCCAAAGAAGAAGTCGCACTGTGAGttcacatcacattcagattCATGTCTTCtacatgtttattgttaaaaCTACTTAACTACTCCtgtttgtgagaaaagttgATTTGTGAGCCTACCAACACAAACAACTGTTGTGTTATACATCAGGGATGCTGCCCAGTGAGATGTCCATTATCctggtaaaaaaaatggaatatgAGAATAGAATAAAGGAATAAAAATacgttgttttatttaaatttaaattccagTTCTTCCTACATtttaatactgttttatttgtctGTATACTTCATTATCCAGCAGACGGAGGCAGATTTAAGTCAGTTTGACTCATCGGCAGGAAGCCTTTAACTCTCTGAGCTCACTGATATTAGGAGAAGATGTTAGTGCGCCCTCTGCTGATGAACAGTGTCACAACCTCTCAGACTCAGAGATCAAGCTTCATCGTTGCATGTTTCTCTGACTGTGTGACGATTTTCTGACCCTCCGCTCTGTTTTCTTGCTTCTCTGCAGGTTCAGACACAGTGTGAAGCAGAACATCTGCGTGCAGATGCTTCAGGAGGGTTTTCACAGGTACCAGTGTGTCATGCAGTGCTGTCGTTGAGTGTGTGAGGAAGAGTTTCACAGTTACTTCTGTTCGTCAGGTCGTTCTCGGAGGTCTTCCTCCTGCTGAGAGCTGACGAGGAGGGCAGGGATCTCAGACGTCAGGCGCCGCTGGAGCAACAGCAGGACAAACTGGAGACCATGAGAATTCACCTGAGCCAGGCCGAGCAGGCGGAGAGGactggtacacacacacacacacacacacacacacacacacacacacacttcagtttAATGTAGCTCATGTtaactgcgtgtgtgtgtgtgtgtgcaggttccTGGTTGGTGGTGTGTGAGCAGCGTCTGTTTCTGGGTCAGTACTTCTCGGCTTTGGGGGATGTCTGGCTCAGTCTGCATTTCTACCACAGCTGTGTGGACAGACAGCCGGGCGGCTCCAGACCGGTGGCCGAGGCCCGGGCCTGCATGGCCAAGCTCTACCTGCAGCGAGGTGGACcaaatctcacacacacacacacacaaattcatcaaataaattccttcacacactcactctgaTGTATCGGTGCCTCGGGCCTGCAGGTGAGCTGGAGCAGGCGAAGCAGCAGGCGGAGCTTTGCATCCAGCAGGCAGAAGCAGGCGGCTGGATGGACTCGGCCGGGCGGCCTCTGAGGCTCCGGGCTCGCCAGACACTGTGGAGGATCTACAGCCGGCTGGCCGACGCTCCGCTGGACGCCAAGGACTACGACGAGGCCCTGACGCTGCTGCACGAGGGCTACAGCATGGCTATAGAGTGTATGTacacacagagtgtgtgtgtgagacggacAAACTGATCATTTACTATCAGGTTTCAagattaatcacatttttgacctgatgatgaagatacatgaatgtgtgtgtgatgtacggTGGCCAGCAGGGACACAACTTGACCTCAGCTGTCTCAGAGagtaaacaggaagtgtgtgtgtgaagatgtgTAGTCActggtgtgtgtttcagctgaagACAAACAGCTGGAAGGCGACGCCTCGTACCAACTGGGGCTGACCTATCACAGCGCAGGAGACCTCGACAGAGCCAAACAGGTacctgagtgagtgtgtgtgtgtgtgtgtgtgtgatgctttCTTTGATGAGTTTTAAACGTCATCAGTCGAGTtttatgaagaagaagaagaagaatcaaacatgttccttcttcttttcttcatcGTCTGT containing:
- the ttc29 gene encoding tetratricopeptide repeat protein 29 isoform X2, which produces MSAAASERRSEPFLPEINTNRRRCAQLRRKPEKRSDKSAQILSKEEVALFRHSVKQNICVQMLQEGFHRSFSEVFLLLRADEEGRDLRRQAPLEQQQDKLETMRIHLSQAEQAERTGSWLVVCEQRLFLGQYFSALGDVWLSLHFYHSCVDRQPGGSRPVAEARACMAKLYLQRGELEQAKQQAELCIQQAEAGGWMDSAGRPLRLRARQTLWRIYSRLADAPLDAKDYDEALTLLHEGYSMAIESEDKQLEGDASYQLGLTYHSAGDLDRAKQFINTSMQIFGTLGNADGLGRCYKAMAKIMESEENVDETVDCLERFADISSSNGLQHNLADAYLCLGNIYYKRRQYQRASEFFLQSYEVACSLQNVDLLQRAQVWVSSARAQTVIKKYSADVVSATEAALRRLLAWKQTRPLQEVGRDGTDKTAAVWYQLTDT
- the ttc29 gene encoding tetratricopeptide repeat protein 29 isoform X1, with amino-acid sequence MSAAASERRSEPFLPEINTNRRRCAQLSRRKPEKRSDKSAQILSKEEVALFRHSVKQNICVQMLQEGFHRSFSEVFLLLRADEEGRDLRRQAPLEQQQDKLETMRIHLSQAEQAERTGSWLVVCEQRLFLGQYFSALGDVWLSLHFYHSCVDRQPGGSRPVAEARACMAKLYLQRGELEQAKQQAELCIQQAEAGGWMDSAGRPLRLRARQTLWRIYSRLADAPLDAKDYDEALTLLHEGYSMAIESEDKQLEGDASYQLGLTYHSAGDLDRAKQFINTSMQIFGTLGNADGLGRCYKAMAKIMESEENVDETVDCLERFADISSSNGLQHNLADAYLCLGNIYYKRRQYQRASEFFLQSYEVACSLQNVDLLQRAQVWVSSARAQTVIKKYSADVVSATEAALRRLLAWKQTRPLQEVGRDGTDKTAAVWYQLTDT